The proteins below come from a single Corynebacterium cystitidis genomic window:
- a CDS encoding succinate dehydrogenase cytochrome b subunit has protein sequence MTVQNADRDAIRHGKITEKPLRERPGFPTWAIKLIMAITGLIFALFVLGHMVGNLKLFLPAHDGVPALDAYGEFLRTMGEPLLPREGMLWIIRIVLLVAIVLHVYGAFALHGRSKRSRGKFKRTDLMGGLQSQAARYMLATGVILLLFIIFHILDLTMGVAVASDEFVHGAVHNNMLATFAPERWWVTLIYVIANLALFLHLTHGIYLAVSDLGWLGERGHAIMVILAYWLPAIVVIANIIMPLSITFGLVS, from the coding sequence ATGACTGTACAAAACGCAGACCGTGATGCAATTCGTCACGGCAAAATTACTGAAAAGCCGCTGCGCGAGCGGCCAGGATTCCCAACCTGGGCAATCAAGCTGATAATGGCCATCACCGGCCTGATTTTCGCGCTGTTCGTTCTCGGCCACATGGTCGGTAACCTGAAGCTGTTCCTACCCGCACATGACGGTGTGCCAGCGCTGGATGCCTACGGTGAGTTCCTGCGCACCATGGGTGAGCCCCTGCTCCCACGTGAAGGCATGCTGTGGATCATCCGCATCGTCCTGCTCGTAGCAATTGTGCTGCACGTATATGGAGCTTTCGCCCTGCACGGCCGCTCCAAGCGCTCCCGTGGCAAGTTTAAGCGCACCGACCTTATGGGCGGACTACAGTCGCAGGCCGCGCGTTATATGCTTGCCACCGGCGTAATCCTGCTGCTGTTCATCATCTTCCATATCCTGGACCTCACCATGGGTGTCGCAGTTGCGTCTGACGAGTTCGTCCACGGCGCTGTGCACAACAACATGCTGGCCACCTTCGCCCCCGAGCGCTGGTGGGTCACCCTGATTTACGTCATCGCTAACCTGGCGTTATTCCTTCACCTGACCCACGGCATCTACCTGGCCGTCAGCGATTTGGGCTGGTTGGGCGAGCGCGGCCACGCGATCATGGTGATCCTGGCGTACTGGCTGCCTGCGATCGTCGTCATCGCCAACATCATCATGCCGTTGTCCATCACATTCGGTTTGGTCTCGTAG